AAAGCATGTCTTTTTATATGGTAATTGTGGTGATTTCTGGTGTATGTGGGTTCTTATTGAGGAAAAATATAACAGGAGCACTACAAGGATCTCAAGGCCAAGTCATTTTATCAGAAGTTGATCGAATACCTAACTTCTGGTCCTGTTGTGTGTATGGtatgatttatttattaacCTTTCTCATCCTCTTTAAATGCAATGTTGGAGTGAATATAAGTAGTGATAATTGATGAATACTAGGCTTGGGAGGGTGTTGGAGTTGTTGCTTCATCACGTAAGCTAATAGGAGCCACCGATCCTCTTCAAGCTGAACCTGGAACTATTAGAGGGGATCTTGCTGTTCAAACGGGGAGGTTGGTCTCTTAGCCTTTCAACTAAATTTCCATGATGTCTAAAGTTGTAAAGTCATGCTGCGGTCTCAGAGATTGTTAGCTATGTACTATTCTGAATTCCACTTAATACTTGCAGGAATGTGGTTCATGGAAGTGATAGCCCTGACAATGGCAAGCGTGAAATAGGTTAGAACTTCTATTCTTCATTTATACTCGGTATTTTGTGTGAATTAATTTCATGGCCATAACGTTTGGTAATGGGTATAAGTTAGCTGATTAGGTGATTTTGTGGCTAGTCAAATGCGAAATATATCTGATGTATCTGTTTTTGTTAATCAGCGAACCTCTTACTATGTGGTGTACTTCCATTTTGTGGTATGTTGCAAACTGGGCAAGTATAAGATGTCATCTGAAATCTAATGAATGGATAGTGAAGTACTAGAAGCTCAATTTCTAGTTTATTAATTCAAATATTAGAGATCAGAAAACCAGTAACTTCTGcttaaatcaattaatttctgaGAAAAGGTTCAGCAAACTTGGTGGCAATGGCCTCTCCCCTAGTCAATTATTGGTTATGGGGCTTTGCATCTGCATACATCTTGACCTCCGAAGTTTTTAGTAATGGGATTGATATGAGGGTACATTATTTAGTTAATAAAAAGTAGAGACTGGGAATATTTCTTGGCAGGGAAACCATACAATCCCTTTAACTCACTGCTGCGACTGCTGATGAGTTGTTTGAAAATTGCTTGTACTATGAAGTGCAACTCTGTCTACTGATCTGCTAACTGCTTTCTCTAATTCTTCTCCGATTGTATATTCACTTGCAGGTCTGTGGTTTAAAGAAGGTGAAATATGCCAATGGACACCTGCCCAGGCACCATGGCTAAGAGAGTGATCTTGTGACCCGTTATTTTGTGAATCTACTGATAGAGTGTTGCACAGCTTTGAGGCTTTATTTGTTCTGGCTTGGGACATGCATTTTTCCGTGTGCTTCAAATGTACTTATTCTGTAGCAAAAATTTCTGTAGGATGTGTATTTATCTACATTCACAATCACAAGTTTTTGAATCAATTACAAGTTGCTGCTGAAATAAAATTGCTGGTGATTAAAGATTATGATTTATTGTAACAGtacattttttttgaatacCCCGTATTATATTTAACAATACATTGTGAAGTGGGATAGAACTCATCTGATATTGGAGAACAGAACTCTGATTTCCAATCAGGCAATAGAAAGGACAGTATTAACACTGAACATTACAAGAAGACTGAACATCATCCCTATTGTTGCATCCATTTTACACACCATCATAAGTTAATCAGCAAAACAAAATGCTACCACCTTCTCGGACATTTGGTGTCGACTGTTTCACAGAATTCTGAGTATTCTGCTCATGATCAAAGCTAAAGTCTTGAGCAACCTGACGATTCAGACTCACTCGAACAGGCAGACATATTTACTGAAGAACCACCATTGTAACTAGTCGAGCTTTCCTTTTTATTTGAAGTAGTATACTTGGAAAACAAATAACGTATTGAGATTTCTCTGCCTATCTTTTGTTCCTGATCAGGACTTGAAGAAACACCAGAACAAGAACTGTCAGTACTGCAAGCAGGTAGTCCTTGTTCGCTACACAACCGCGAACCCTTGTGTGAATCCTCCGAAGCAGTTGATTTCGCTTCAAAATCCATGGAAACTTGGGTTTCCTGGCTTAAATTACGTTGAGAACCTTGCTTGAGCTTAGCAAGTGTCGATTCTGCGTCAAAGAAAGGCGCAACTCAATAAGAAAGCAACACATTTCCACTGAAATGAAGCAGGTAAATAGTTAAATCCCAGAAAGAACCAAAATGATTTAACTTCTGTATCTATTGAATTGGTGAAAACTTGAGACATTTTTCTTTGAAAAGATCTACAAACTTTGTTACCAGTTGAAATTGGTCAAATATTCATTTTCTTGATACAATTGCAAGCACGATTATCAATCAACCAAATTGAAATAAATCAAAATGACCTTTCCCTcatttcaaaaattaaattgaTGCATCAACAAAAACCCTAGATTTAGCCCCCAAAAGATCAACAAAAAGATGAGAATGAAGGAAATACCATAAATGGAGAGAGAATCGTCCTTGAAAAGCTTCGAGGGCAAGCGCTCTAATTCCAACAACTCCACCGTTGACGGCGGAGATCTTATCCTCCCGAACATCTGGTTTTCTGCAatatcttctttctctctcttcaatttctCTCTCTTAGTTTGGAGAAACGGGAAAGAAGAAGAGGGAAAGGGGAAAGGAGGCAGTAGAAGAGCTACATAGCGCGAAACTTGTCGcggaaacttgaaattttggGGCAAAAACTTTCTTTTCcctcttgaattttttttttttaaaataagaaaaacaaaactcAAAAAAGTCCTTCCATAGTTCCATTCCGATTTAAATTCTCTGTCCCATGATTATGTTTCACTCCCTCAGCCTCTCCCActattttcattggtctatctATAATAAATTGATTATATTCTAAAAAATTGTAATTTAGATAAATTTAATGGAATGCAATGAGATAGAGTGGGATATGGAATGGAACAACACAAGGGAGTTACATCCCTTCGATTCAATATCAGTCATTTAATtgtataggtcatatttagattATGAGTAATTTAGCACAATTTGGGTGaatcaaatattttattttgtatgTTGTCGATTAATTTATCATGACAACTAAATTAGCCTTAGACATATTAATATTTGAATTAGGTCAAAATCTTAATCGTATGACCATTAGTCCTAATTGAGTAAATGAGATTACAAAAATTGGTTATTTTTACCTTGTACGTAGAAAATTGTTGGATTTGGTTGAGTTGGTGCATGTTTACTGTTTACTTCAGGGCACTTCTAAGTTGTCCCAAAAAGCTACATTGAGCTTATTTCAGGGCAATTTTGTAAAATTTGACATTAGATTTCTTTATTCTTTTTATCTAAAAAAAGTTTGTGGCTTCACTTGTTCCTTAAAAGTTAGATCATTACCAATGGGAGCTCAAGTGGTTGCTAAAGtgaagaaaaaataatgttAAAGCTCCCATTtgaataatttataaaatttgaGTAATTTTTTGAAATGTTTTCAAATTTGGTGGCTTTATCAATGAATATTAATGGTTTATCCAACATTAAACACGGAGTTTTTTCAAATAGTCTAACAATTAGATATTGGGGTTTTAAAATAACTCTCACAAAATAAAATGTAATTGGGTCACAAGTAAACAATAAATAGTACTTATGAAAGATCTTTTAGCTCTACTTATAGACTCACCAATCACCATTGGTGATGCTCTTATCTCTTAGCCtttaaaagatttttttttttaagaaataaCGATTTATTTTTCCATTCCTTTAATAAACTAGTTGTTGGGCCATGATAACCCTAGGTATACAAGTTTGTTTTGCAGAAATGTTACAGCTAAAGTTCGATTTGCATGCAATATTAAAAGGTGTTTCTACAAACATGTACATGTCGCGTGGCGTTCTCCCTCAATCCATAAGTCCACGCTAACAAGGGCGTTTGGTATGGGGTATTTAGGAAAGGGAAAGAAAATCATAAGGGCTAATTcctttttttgttgtttgtaTTGCTATTTTAATCATTCCCGTTACCCCCTTCATTTCCCCAAATCTCTCTATATTGATTCCACACCCCCCCCACCCCGAGGTATTGGCATTCTCTTTCCTTGAGCTACAACACCACCCATCCATCACTGACATCTCCCTCAAACACCGACACGAGTCCACCACCGTCTCCCTCAAACACCACCGCACCACCACCGAAATCCTCACCGGCACGCTCCACCACCATCTCCCTCAAACACCACCGCGAAACCCTAGTTGTCGCCGGAAGACCCATCTAACCGCCGCCGAACCCCCTAATTGCCGCCAAAAACCCTAAACCCCTTCGAAATCATAGCCGCCACCAGAAATCATAGCCGAAATATCGTACCCTAGCCGCCGAAAATCTATCACACGGTGGTGAGACGTAAGAGAAGATGGGAGAGTAAGGGGCGTGAGAGTGAAGTGGATGGGGGAAGGCGGCGACAGTAGGAGAGGGGAGACAGTGGGGCGCCTGTTGAAGGGAGGTGTGGTGATGGGGAAAGATTGACGGCCGACAGGCGGCCGTAGATTGATGTTCATggtggtaaaaaaaaattggggtGCAATGTTGAAGAAATACCCCAGGAAATGAGATGAAAATAAAATGTCACCAAACAACTCTACATATCAAAGGGTTTCCCATTCTATTCCCTCTTAATCCCTTTCTTAATTTCATTCCCGTTACCCCGTctgaaccaaacaccccctcaATCTACTTGAAATATGGTTTGCATAAGAttcgaacttgtgacctccaaTCAACACTAGAGTGTTTTCCACTTGAGCTATAACCTTTTACATGTTATTTTTCcacaattaatattaatataatatagAATAATTATCTTGTGAAAAAAATTCTAACACAATTTCAttgaataatataataattaattgtCAATTTGTTATTCACATAATAATCTGAGGCATAGCCCGGGCCCAAATACTAGTTAATAATATGAAATCATACTTACGTTTACAATATTTGTGTTATTGATATTGTGGCATTTCACAAGTAACATTTATAGGAGGGACGAGAGGGCGGAGGAAAACTAGGTTAGAAAGAGTGACAGGAGAAATTTGGTGCAATGAGTTATTGGGTTGccaaaaggaagaagaaaaggaaagagaaaaaaaaatgagacaAATGGTAACAATATGACCAAGAGTATAATTACCCCACACTATTGATAAGAAtaagaccaaaaaaaaaaaaaaaaacgaaggcAAAATAGTATGTGAACCATTGCGTGAATAGTAATAGCAATTCAAGGCTTTATAAATATTAGGATTCTATTGGAAAAGATAATTCTAAACAAAACCAATCCTTGGGCTTATGAGGGAGATAAGGGATAGGAAAATACTCACCTccacaaacatttttttttttttttttgaggggaaagATTAGACCTCCAAGTAGGGATGACAATGGGTCCAAGACCCGACCCATATTCGGttggacccggtccatttatAAGGGTCTGGGTCCAAAAAAATTAGACCCTGTGGATCTGGAGCGTATCTGAATCTTTGTTCAATGGGGCGGGTCTGGGTCTGGGTCCAATAATTAAAGATCCAGATCCGGTCCAGATCCGACTCACAAACCcatatatataattattttttaaaattattaaaatttaaatatgaTTCAATCTTTACGTGTTAAACTTTATTCAGTTTTTATGGTGCTAAACtatttaaatattgtttgacgtgacatataaataataatattagaaaCTTTAAATACTTATTGTATTACAAGgctaatatgattttttttcctaaaCAAAAGTAACGAATATTCCATATTTAGTGGTTTTATTAAAGCAACGTAACGTTTACATACAAAAAATTGGGagaaaaaattatttaatataataaaaatgaGGGACAAACTTTTTTGGAAACAAATATGCTTAACCCATTTAGGACCCAAATCTGACCTAGACCCATTAGACCCAGTGGATCTGGGTCTGGATCTGATTTTTTGGACCCAACGGATCTAGGTCAGATCTGGATCCATCTCTTAAAAATCGGGTTTGGGTCTGGATCCTGTCGGACCCGGTCCAGATcgacccattgccatccctacctCCAAGAACATCATATAGAAACTCCTTTCCAATTTATGTTGGAGGATGAAAAAGTAAAAACCTGTAGCTCTATTATTATTTCTAAATTAGGGTGTTAATCCAATTGTACCATCTCATCTTGTTTTTATAGTATAATTTTAAGCAAAAAATTAACTAGAAAGTTTAGCTCAAGTTCCATATGTACAAAGTTGTAGACACAATGCTACAAGAAaacaattttatttacttttcttCTACGGAGATGTACCTAAATTAACAAGGTGTGctaaaataaatttttcaaAACTTAATAACCTTGAACACAACTATATTGTACACTCTACTCAAACAGAGGTGTGCATGATGtattaaaacatgtcaaaattaACTTTCCAAAATTAGGTAACCTTTAAGACATGGATTTACAATTATTTGTGGTCAAGTGGAAGTTATACTCGTCAAAACATACTTGTTGGAAGGTAAGTTGGTAATGTTTACATTAACTAACATTAAAtctataattaaattaaacttaaaAGCATAGTTAAGTTCCAAATGAGAAGTTAATAAAAATCTAAAACATGTACTCCGTCAAAATTGTAGGGGATTTCAAGATTGTGACAAAAAGTTACTAAATACATTCACCCATAAACTATAATCCAGTTGAGAGATACAGTAATTTACGCAGGCAAACTCCCCTTACTTTAAGGGTTACTTCAACAAAGATTGCTGACCCTAAAAAGGGCCGTATATTTTGCCCCAATCATGATTAAAACTTAAGGACATTCCCTTCAGATTGAGATCCAAACCCACTTCCTAAGCAGAAGCTTAACCTAACCCTTTAACACTTTCCCTCATTTCTCATCTCTCTATCAATGGCAT
This sequence is a window from Spinacia oleracea cultivar Varoflay chromosome 1, BTI_SOV_V1, whole genome shotgun sequence. Protein-coding genes within it:
- the LOC110774842 gene encoding uncharacterized protein, whose protein sequence is MFGRIRSPPSTVELLELERLPSKLFKDDSLSIYESTLAKLKQGSQRNLSQETQVSMDFEAKSTASEDSHKGSRLCSEQGLPACSTDSSCSGVSSSPDQEQKIGREISIRYLFSKYTTSNKKESSTSYNGGSSVNMSACSSESESSGCSRL